One window from the genome of Cyprinus carpio isolate SPL01 chromosome B1, ASM1834038v1, whole genome shotgun sequence encodes:
- the LOC109056816 gene encoding LOW QUALITY PROTEIN: poly(A)-specific ribonuclease PARN (The sequence of the model RefSeq protein was modified relative to this genomic sequence to represent the inferred CDS: deleted 1 base in 1 codon) → MEVTRQNFKEVLPEVCSAVQEADFISIDGEFTGISDGPSVSALTNGLDTPEERYTKLRKHSMNFLLFQFGVCTFRYDQNQSTYVTKAFNFYIFPKPFFSRTSPDIKFICQSSSIDFLASQGFDFQQGPSAAVRIPYLTQEEESQLREQYEERRSQINGAGPVSQKVEALLKNSDQTLDLEPCTGSEYHVCFSFQRKLIYQTLNSKYSLKVFTMETLETEKKERFIQISKVDEEERRRREQQKQQREQEELNDAVGLLQALSEPSPLNLPRLPQTNVCTDSCSLCVCVCVCFRLLDTKLMASTQPFKEIISNTSLAEKTHKQLRETPFRSPTTECPEGLQSYDTSTEQLHEAGYDAFITGLCFISMANYLGSFLTPPKSHISARSKLLEPFYNKLFLMRVIDIPYLNMSGPDLQPKRDHVLYVTFPKEWKTSDLYQLFSAFGNIQVSWVDDTSAFVCLSSDGAAMNTSRYAESYRIQTYAEYLQSRQKSTHTSRRWTNDGWDASYSASGSSRLQAVKRSISPSLEEQNHNADSSWTHYSSVKKMKTDESCSQTYAEVAGSCDWPRLQPDEGGASVSPVQEEAEPEESSANQSQGKRSRRHKKRKSDASETTPPALFDVPQVW, encoded by the exons CACTCCATGAACTTCCTGCTCTTCCAGTTTGGCGTCTGCACCTTCAGATACGACCAGAATCAGTCCAC GTACGTCACTAAAGCCTTCAACTTCTACATCTTCCCCAAACCCTTTTTCAGCCGCACGTCTCCGGACATCAAGTTCATCTGTCAg aGCTCCAGCATTGATTTCCTGGCCAGCCAGGGCTTCGACTTCCAACAAGGTCCTTCCGCAGCGGTCA GGATCCCGTACCTGACCCAGGAGGAGGAGTCTCAGCTGAGGGAGCAGTATGAGGAGAGGCGGAGCCAGATCAATGGGGCGGGGCCAGTCTC GCAGAAGGTTGAAGCTCTTCTGAAGAACTCCGATCAGACTCTGGATCTGGAGCCCTGCACCGG TTCTGAATATCACGTGTGTTTCAGCTTTCAGAGGAAGCTCATCTATCAGACGCTCAACTCAAA GTATTCACTAAAGGTCTTCACGATGGAGACGCTGGAGACAGAGAAG AAGGAGCGGTTCATTCAGATCAGTAAGGTGGatgaagaggagaggaggaggagggagcagcagaagcagcagagGGAGCAG gaggagctgAATGATGCTGTGGGGCTTCTCCAGGCGTTATCAGAGCCATCTCCCCTAAATCT gccacgacttccacaaACCAATGTGTGCACTGACTCatgctctctgtgtgtctgtgtgtgtgtgtgtttcaggctgtTAGACACCAAGCTGATGGCATCCACGCAGCCCTTCAAG gagATCATCAGCAACACATCACTGGCTGAAAAAACGCAC AAACAGCTGAGAGAGACCCCCTTCAGATCACCCACCACcg agtgtCCTGAAGGCCTTCAAAGTTACGACACGTCCACAGAGCAGCTTCATGAAGCCGGTTATGACGCCTTCATCACTGGACTGTGCTTCATCTCCATGGCAAACTAtctgg ggtCTTTTCTCACGCCTCCAAAGAGTCACATCTCTGCTCGCTCCAAACTCCTCGAACCCTTCTACAACAA ATTATTCCTGATGAGGGTGATTGACATTCCCTACCTGAACATGAGTGGACCTGACC tgcaGCCCAAGAGGGATCACGTCCTGTACGTCACGTTCCCTAAAGAGTGGAAGACCAGCGACCTGTACCAGCTCTTCAGCGCCTTCG GGAACATCCAGGTGTCATGGGTCGACGACACTTCAGCGTTCGTGTGTCTCAGTTCAGACGGAGCAG CCATGAACACCAGCCGCTACGCCGAGAGCTACCGCATCCAGACCTACGCCGAGTACCTGCAGTCCagacagaagagcacacacaccAGCAGGAGGTGGACCAACGACGGCTGGGACGCTTCCTACAGCGCCTCGGGCTCCAGCCG gctgCAGGCGGTCAAGAGGAGCATCAGTCCGTCCCTAGAGGAGCAGAATCACAACGCTGACAGCAGCTGGACACACTACAGCAGCGTCAAGAAGATGAAGACCGACG AAAGCTGCTCACAGACGTACGCTGAGGTCGCTGGCTCCTGTGATTGGCCCAGACTGCA GCCTGATGAAGGCGGAGCCTCTGTGAGTCCAGTGCAGGAGGAGGCGGAGCCTGAGGAgtcctcagccaatcagagtcaaGGTAAAAGGAGCCGCAGACACAAGAAGAGGAAGTCAGATG CTTCTGAAACGACACCACCGGCTCTCTTCGACGTTCCTCAGGTTTGGTAG
- the rexo5 gene encoding RNA exonuclease 5 has translation MKSETRSAEAQVDSSSCWKRKAVDSLLSDPQEKRERLELSPQDVLTVKDVCDLIHYITLRRSHSVRRPSWFGVSDERVSRVNVMVLDGLTQSHFYRYFSVFRHLRNRYSARWTLAPSSGDPLTSDLLSAEVTVCDRAAETRVELPAALRWHPVIRRFGLSTTGLTNFLLTQQEMIKQKYPVKGGQGCEGFMCTESDGGVTDSSPLFGLDCEMCLTCAGLEVTRVALVDSSGRCVLDELVKPPNPIIDYCTRFSGITRALLEPVSTRLADVQSRLLQLLPPDAVLVGHSLDGDLRALHLVHPHVVDTSLLYRQEFGRRFKLRHLAQVILKREIQSEVRIGHDPCEDALAALHLAQYFIRKGPRKVVEDHLEDLWDLECPEDDDSDHVISSKRHSSPLRFGHALSRSGQSAVFLGGSVETSGSLSNQQCRRHRCSSDREVVCVYRRVVQSYTLSVLQFSSFRNTLNQTAAMGAHLEQVCERLQQMCVLYVGPLPSDATETLVHRLLKRCGHLRTVRLLHYTHEVHAEVVFVHLEGAQLALEHLNGLQINGCIIKARRPVHELCLDLDERLSERQNDPLNTRLIYVSNLSSKPHRHEDQLQTFRQFGAIQCVTSAAEHAGKRGRHAFIRFECADSAQAAVGVDLQIGNRKLSVCHALTPPHMTSWTRPVTTETSPDTSEQGEECDERLLERQMKKLDARVGKVFRALEENCLSVVILPGHRRYVS, from the exons ATGAAGAGTGAAACTCGGTCAGCTGAAGCACAGGTGGACTCCTCATCGTGCTGGAAGAGGAAGGCAGTGGACAGTCTGCTGTCAGACCCccaggagaagagagagagactggagcTCAGCccacag gaTGTGCTGACGGTGAAGGACGTGTGTGATCTGATCCACTACATCACTCTCAGACGCTCACACAGCGTGAGGAGgcccag CTGGTTCGGCGTGTCTGATGAGCGAGTGTCCCGTGTGAACGTGATGGTCCTGGACGGACTCACACAGAGTCACTTCTACAGATACTTCAGTGTCTTCAGACACCTGAGAAACAGATACAGCGca AGATGGACTCTGGCGCCCTCGTCTGGTGAcccgctgacctctgacctcctcAGCGCTGAGGTCACGGTATGTGACAGAGCAGCAGAGACGCGCGTGGAGCTACCAG CTGCGCTGAGGTGGCATCCTGTGATTCGCCGCTTCGGGCTGAGCACCACTGGGCTGACCAACTTCCTGCTGACCCAACAGGAAATGATCAAACAGAAGTATCCTGTGAagg GTGGGCAGGGCTGCGAGGGGTTCATGTGTACGGAGAGCGACGGCGGTGTGACGGACAGCAGCCCTCTGTTCGGTCTGGACTGTGAGATG tgTCTGACGTGTGCGGGGTTAGAGGTCACGCGTGTGGCGCTGGTGGACAGCAGTGGACGCTGTGTGCTGGACGAGCTCGTCAAACCACCCAACCCCATCATCGACTACTgcaccag gttctCAGGGATCACGCGAGCGCTCCTCGAACCCGTCTCCACGCGTCTGGCAGACGTTCAGTCCagactgctgcagctgctgccgCCGGACGCTGTGCTGGTCGGTCACTCTCTGGACGGAGACCTGCGCGCATTACAC ctgGTTCATCCTCACGTCGTCGACACGTCTCTGCTGTACCGGCAGGAGTTCGGCCGCAGGTTCAAGCTCAGACACCTGGCTCAGGTCATCCTGAA gcggGAGATCCAGTCGGAGGTCAGGATAGGTCACGACCCCTGTGAGGACGCGCTGGCCGCTCTTCATCTGGCTCAGTACTTCATCAGGAAGGGACCCAGAAAG GTGGTTGAGGATCATCTGGAGGATCTGTGGGATCTGGAGTGTCCTGAGGACGATGACTCTGATCACGTGATCTCGTCCAAACGTCACAGCAG CCCTCTCCGCTTTGGCCACGCCCTCAGCAGATCCGGCCAATCAGCAGTGTTCCTGGGCGGATCGGTGGAGACGAGCGGCTCACTGTCCAATCAGCAGTGCAGGAGACACCGGTGCTCCAGtgacagagag gtggtgtgtgtgtacaGACGGGTGGTTCAGTCATACACACTCAGTGTTCTTCAGTTCTCGTCATTCAGAAACACACTGAATCAGACAGCAGCGATGGGAGCACACCTGGAgcag gtgTGTGAGCGTCTGCAGCAGATGTGTGTGCTGTATGTCGGCCCGCTGCCGTCTGACGCCACAGAGACTCTCGTACACAGACTCCTGAAGCGCTGCGGACACCTGCGGACCGTACGACTGCTGCACTACACACacgag gtTCATGCGGAGGTAGTGTTTGTGCATCTTGAAGGAGCTCAGCTCGCTCTTGAACATCTGAATGGACTCCAGATCAATGGCTGCATCATCaag GCGCGGCGTCCCGTACACGAGCTGTGTCTGGACCTGGACGAGCGTCTCTCTGAGCGTCAGAACGATCCTCTGAACACTCGCCTTATCTACGTGAGTAATCTGTCCTCCAAACCGCATCGCCATGAAGACCAGCTCCAGACCTTCAGGCAGTTCGGCGCTATTCAGTGCGTCACGAGCGccgcagagcatgctgggaagcGCGGCAGACACGCCTTCATCA GGTTCGAGTGCGCTGACAGTGCTCAGGCCGCGGTGGGCGTCGACCTCCAGATCGGAAACAGGAAGCTCTCAGTGTGTCACGCTCTGACTCCGCCCCACATGACCTCATGGACACGCCCCGTTACCACGGAAACCAGTCCAGACACGTCAGAGCAGGGGGAGGAGTGTGAC GAGCGACTGCTGGAGCGGCAGATGAAGAAACTGGATGCAAGAGTGGGAAAGGTGTTCAGAGCGCTGGAGGAAAACTGCCTGAGCGTCGTGATCCTGCCCGGACACAGAAGGtacgtctct